Proteins encoded by one window of Channa argus isolate prfri chromosome 1, Channa argus male v1.0, whole genome shotgun sequence:
- the dgat1a gene encoding diacylglycerol O-acyltransferase 1a, with protein sequence MSDRAEMKGPNARRRMANINGGGAKQANGSKWSDAGEKPPHYPGKVKAEDGVHNRASKNGKGDRGMPVQQQQLTNGSRKHKSVADDINEKLSCHVLQESLLSSASGYSNYRGILNWCVVMLMLSNARLFLENIIKYGILVDPIQVVSLFLKDPYSWPAACLIIVSNVLILAALYIERRLAVGTISEITGLILHIFNLTSMLVFPAAVVLTSTSMTPVGGVLSLGVYTVLFLKLYSYQDTNRWCREIRQAKARRLTRSYSCPSVAQSNGSAVHMNVSYPGNLTYRDMYYFVFVPTLCYQLNFPRSPRIRKRFLMRRLFEMLFLMQLLVGLIQQWMVPTIQNSMKPFQEMDFSRMVERLLKLAVPNHLIWLIFFYWFFHSCMNFLAELMQFGDREFYRDWWNSESITYFWANWNIPVHKWCLRHFYRPMLSKGFSKFLGQSAVFMVSAFFHEYLVSIPLKMFRLWAFMGMMFQVPLAWFVGRYLTGNYGNAAVWMSLIIGQPVAVLMYVHDYYIIHHVTTT encoded by the exons ATGAGCGACAGAGCCGAGATGAAAGGGCCCAATGCCCGTCGGAGGATGGCGAACATCAACGGCGGTGGAGCGAAGCAAGCCAACGGGAGCAAATGGAGCGATGCTGGGGAAAAACCTCCACATTATCCTGGCAAAGTCAAGGCCGAAGACGGGGTGCACAATCGTGCGAGTAAGAACGGGAAGGGTGACAGAGGGATgcctgtgcagcagcagcagctcacaAACGGTTCGAGGAAACACAAGAGTGTAGCGGACGATATCAACGAGAAACTCAG CTGTCATGTCCTCCAGGAGTCCCTCTTGAGTTCGGCCAGTGGCTAcagcaactacagaggaatccTCAACTGGTGTGTTGTCATGCTG ATGCTGAGTAATGCTCGCCTCTTCTTGGAAAACATTATAAA ATATGGCATCCTGGTAGACCCTATCCAAGTCGTATCTCTCTTCCTAAAGGACCCCTATAGCTGGCCAGCAGCCTGCCTTATTATTG tgtcTAATGTGTTAATCTTAGCAGCTCTGTACATCGAGAGACGCCTGGCTGTG GGTACCATTTCTGAAATAACAGGACTGATTCTTCACATTTTTAACCTAACATCCATGTTGGTCTTTCCTGCAGCCGTAGTACTTACTTCAACCTCCATGACCCCAG tgggTGGTGTGCTCTCCTTAGGTGTCtacacagtgttgtttttgaaaCTGTACTCCTACCAAGATACCAACAGGTGGTGTAGAGAAATCAGACAAGCTAAAGCCAGAAGACTGACACGATCGTACTCGT GTCCGTCGGTGGCACAGTCAAATGGTTCAGCAGTTCATATGAATGTCTCGTACCCAGGCAACCTCACATACAGAG aCATGTactattttgtctttgtcccaACTCTCTGCTACCAACTCAACTTCCCACGGTCACCTCGGATACGTAAAAGGTTTTTGATGAGAAGACTTTTTGAAATG ctTTTTCTCATGCAGCTGTTAGTTGGATTAATACAACAG tgGATGGTTCCCACTATACAGAACTCAATGAAGCCATTTCAG GAAATGGACTTTTCTAGGATGGTTGAGCGTCTGCTGAAACTAGCT GTTCCCAACCACCTCATATGGTTAATCTTCTTCTATTGGTTTTTCCACTCATGTATGAACTTTCTGGCAGAGCTGATGCAGTTTGGAGACAGAGAGTTCTACAGGGACTGGTG GAACTCTGAGTCCATCACCTATTTCTGGGCTAACTGGAATATTCCAGTACACAAATGGTGCCTGAG ACACTTTTATAGGCCAATGCTCAGTAAAGGATTCAGCAAGTTTCTGGGTCAGTCTGCTGTCTTCATGGTGTCTGCCTTCTTCCATGAG TACCTGGTGAGCATTCCTCTTAAGATGTTTCGACTGTGGGCCTTTATGGGAATGATGTTTCAG GTTCCTCTGGCTTGGTTTGTGGGACGCTACCTAACT